A single region of the Desulfovibrio inopinatus DSM 10711 genome encodes:
- a CDS encoding long-chain-fatty-acid--CoA ligase — translation MADTFSRPWLSQYADIVKNPMSYEEKPLFSILDAAAESSPKRTAIRFKNTHISYQRLRTLSETVAGGLAASGYGPGDRIAIMLPNLPQTIIAYLGVLKAGCTVVMVNPLYMDTELNHILSDASIKALFILDRLYVKHKTLLDQHNLNNIYVTGIADGLSFPLNLIYPFKARKEGTHPYIPYDWKHVQPFSLLTSGKTPLSVSTIDPKRDLAAIQYTGGTTGLAKGVMLSHFNLLTNVAQCRAMLHSIGEKPEVFLGLLPYFHIYGLTVCLNYAMACRATLVPVPRFIPLETLKAIHKTKPTVFPGAPSVYIALMQQKDFERYDVSSITYCVSGSAPMPVELMERFEKVANAKILEGYGLSEASPVTHLNPISGKRKAGSIGLPFPDTDARIVDLETGTQDMPIGQPGELIVKGPQVMQGYLNQPEETNDALRDGWLYTGDIAVMDDEGYFFIVDRKKDIILAGGFNVYPREVEEALYEYPDVAEAVVFGAPHHTRGEIVKAVIVPREGTSPQKSDVLLFLRKRLAHYKVPKSVEIRDTLPKSMVGKVLRRVLREEEKERIDAQHTSA, via the coding sequence ATGGCCGATACATTCTCCCGTCCCTGGCTCTCACAATATGCCGACATCGTAAAAAATCCGATGTCGTATGAAGAAAAACCGCTTTTTTCCATATTGGACGCCGCAGCAGAGTCGTCACCGAAACGAACAGCTATCCGTTTTAAAAACACCCACATCAGCTACCAGCGTCTTAGAACACTCAGTGAAACCGTTGCCGGGGGATTGGCTGCGAGCGGATACGGACCAGGCGACCGTATTGCCATCATGTTGCCCAACCTTCCTCAAACCATCATTGCATATCTCGGCGTCCTCAAAGCGGGTTGCACCGTTGTCATGGTCAACCCATTGTACATGGATACCGAACTCAACCACATCCTATCCGACGCCAGCATCAAGGCCTTGTTTATTCTTGACAGGCTCTACGTCAAGCACAAAACATTACTTGACCAACATAATCTTAATAATATTTATGTTACTGGAATTGCCGATGGCTTGTCATTTCCACTGAACCTGATCTACCCATTCAAAGCTCGCAAAGAGGGAACCCACCCCTATATCCCATATGACTGGAAACACGTTCAACCGTTTTCCTTACTCACCTCGGGAAAAACACCGTTGAGCGTCTCCACAATCGACCCCAAGCGTGACCTTGCCGCCATTCAGTATACGGGTGGAACTACAGGGCTGGCCAAAGGCGTCATGCTGAGTCATTTCAATCTCCTCACCAATGTGGCGCAATGTCGCGCCATGCTTCACTCCATTGGAGAAAAGCCCGAAGTTTTTTTAGGACTCCTACCGTACTTCCATATTTACGGACTAACAGTCTGTTTGAACTATGCCATGGCATGCCGAGCCACCTTGGTTCCTGTCCCACGGTTTATCCCTTTAGAAACACTGAAGGCCATCCATAAAACCAAACCCACGGTTTTTCCTGGGGCTCCATCGGTGTATATTGCCCTCATGCAACAAAAGGACTTTGAGCGCTACGATGTGTCCAGCATTACCTACTGCGTCTCAGGGTCAGCCCCCATGCCCGTAGAACTCATGGAACGATTTGAAAAGGTTGCCAATGCAAAAATCCTGGAAGGCTACGGTCTCAGCGAAGCATCACCCGTAACTCATCTTAATCCTATCAGTGGGAAACGAAAAGCAGGCTCCATTGGTCTACCGTTCCCCGATACCGACGCTCGTATTGTCGATTTAGAGACGGGAACACAAGATATGCCCATAGGCCAACCCGGTGAATTGATCGTGAAAGGCCCGCAAGTCATGCAAGGCTATCTTAATCAACCAGAAGAAACCAACGATGCCTTACGTGACGGTTGGCTTTACACTGGAGATATTGCGGTTATGGACGACGAAGGTTATTTTTTCATTGTCGACCGTAAGAAAGACATCATCCTTGCGGGTGGATTCAATGTCTACCCTCGAGAAGTGGAAGAAGCACTGTATGAATATCCCGATGTGGCCGAAGCAGTCGTATTCGGAGCTCCACATCACACACGTGGTGAGATCGTCAAGGCCGTCATCGTTCCCCGTGAAGGAACATCGCCCCAAAAGTCGGATGTCCTATTATTTTTGCGAAAACGCCTCGCCCACTATAAAGTCCCGAAATCCGTAGAGATACGAGATACCCTTCCCAAGAGTATGGTCGGTAAAGTGCTGCGCCGAGTTTTACGAGAAGAAGAAAAAGAACGTATCGACGCTCAACACACTTCCGCTTAA
- the dxs gene encoding 1-deoxy-D-xylulose-5-phosphate synthase: protein MSQSLDCRLCLLPEVKTPGIVANMSLDELRGLADEVRQLIISTVSMNGGHLAPSLGVVELTLALLKAFHPKDDKIIWDVGHQAYAYKILTGRLETFHTLRTYGGVSGFPRPAESPYDHFGVGHSSTSISAALGMAMARDLNNEDNHVVAVIGDGSMTGGLAYEGLNQAGGEGRKLLVVLNDNEMSISPNVGALSLFLSRKLSNRWFLRFKKDMESRLKQFPFGDDLVTYAKRTEESVKNFFTPGMLFEAFRFNYVGPIDGHNIEQMVEVFEQVKELDGPVLVHALTTKGKGYTPAESNPTYFHGVGSFEPETGAAEKLGPGGLPSYTKVFGDTLCTLAKENKKIVAITAAMPEGTGLACFAKNYPEQFVDVGICEQHAVTFAAGLASQGFVPVVAIYSTFLQRSYDQIVHDVCLQNLHVVLCLDRGGLVGEDGATHHGAFDLSYLRHIPNITVMAPKDEAELQSMLTTAVSMNSPVAIRYPRGVGVGATLSATPKTITIGEGELLRDGADAAVIAIGSRVHPALVAAEELKKEKGVDIAVFNTRFVKPLPEAQILELAKTHDKLILVEENTKVGGLSSAVLECLADHDALHNVRICRVGLPDQFVEHGPQRLLRSNLGLDSNGIKKAIESLLA, encoded by the coding sequence ATGAGTCAATCTCTCGACTGCCGGCTGTGTCTTTTGCCGGAAGTTAAAACACCCGGTATCGTGGCCAATATGAGTCTGGATGAGCTTCGGGGGCTTGCCGATGAGGTACGTCAGCTTATTATCAGCACGGTCTCCATGAACGGAGGGCATTTGGCGCCATCGCTTGGCGTTGTGGAGTTGACCCTCGCACTGCTCAAGGCGTTTCATCCGAAAGACGACAAAATTATTTGGGATGTTGGTCACCAAGCCTATGCTTACAAAATTCTGACCGGCCGCCTCGAAACTTTCCATACCTTGCGTACATACGGCGGGGTCAGCGGATTTCCCCGGCCGGCTGAAAGCCCGTATGACCACTTTGGTGTCGGCCATTCGAGCACATCCATTTCTGCCGCCTTGGGTATGGCTATGGCGAGAGATCTGAATAATGAGGACAATCATGTTGTCGCGGTGATTGGTGACGGGTCCATGACCGGGGGATTGGCCTATGAAGGCCTTAACCAGGCCGGTGGGGAAGGCCGCAAGCTGCTGGTGGTACTCAACGACAATGAAATGTCCATTTCCCCTAATGTGGGCGCATTGTCGCTCTTTTTAAGCCGCAAGCTCTCCAATCGTTGGTTTCTGCGATTTAAAAAGGACATGGAATCACGTTTGAAGCAGTTTCCGTTTGGTGACGATCTCGTTACCTATGCCAAACGTACAGAAGAATCCGTAAAGAATTTCTTCACTCCGGGAATGTTGTTTGAAGCCTTTCGGTTTAACTATGTTGGTCCTATTGATGGTCATAACATAGAACAAATGGTCGAGGTTTTCGAACAGGTTAAGGAACTCGATGGTCCTGTTTTGGTGCATGCCCTGACCACTAAAGGAAAAGGCTATACACCGGCTGAATCGAATCCAACGTACTTTCATGGAGTAGGTTCGTTTGAGCCGGAAACAGGAGCAGCGGAAAAGCTTGGCCCTGGAGGATTGCCTTCCTATACCAAGGTCTTCGGCGATACCTTGTGCACGTTGGCAAAGGAAAACAAAAAAATTGTGGCTATAACAGCGGCGATGCCCGAAGGGACCGGTTTGGCATGTTTTGCCAAGAACTATCCTGAGCAATTTGTCGATGTTGGCATCTGCGAGCAGCATGCCGTCACGTTTGCTGCCGGTTTGGCCAGTCAGGGATTTGTTCCGGTTGTCGCCATCTATTCGACGTTTCTCCAACGATCCTACGATCAGATCGTACACGACGTGTGCTTGCAGAACCTTCATGTTGTGCTCTGTCTCGACCGAGGAGGTCTCGTTGGCGAAGATGGCGCAACTCACCACGGTGCCTTTGATTTGTCCTACTTGCGGCATATTCCCAATATAACGGTTATGGCACCCAAGGATGAAGCAGAATTGCAGAGTATGCTGACAACCGCGGTATCTATGAATTCCCCGGTGGCAATTCGGTATCCTCGTGGTGTTGGAGTGGGAGCAACTCTTTCGGCGACGCCCAAAACGATCACCATTGGAGAAGGGGAACTGTTGCGTGACGGAGCGGATGCGGCGGTTATCGCCATTGGATCACGCGTTCATCCTGCTCTTGTCGCTGCAGAAGAATTGAAGAAAGAAAAAGGCGTTGATATTGCAGTGTTCAATACGCGCTTTGTGAAGCCGTTGCCAGAAGCACAAATTCTTGAGTTGGCGAAAACACACGACAAACTTATTCTTGTTGAAGAAAATACGAAAGTTGGTGGACTGAGTTCTGCCGTTCTCGAATGCTTGGCCGATCACGACGCTTTGCATAATGTGCGTATTTGCCGTGTAGGGTTGCCGGATCAATTTGTCGAGCACGGACCACAACGTCTCCTCCGCTCGAATCTTGGTCTTGATAGCAATGGAATTAAAAAAGCGATCGAATCGCTTCTTGCGTAG
- a CDS encoding polyprenyl synthetase family protein, translating into MTIKEKLRLRAATVEEFFGTALQDKGIPPQLLEAMEYSLKAGGKRLRPVLCLSFAMMHGAASIDIRSFACAFEFIHTYSLIHDDLPAMDDDDLRRGKPSNHKMFGEAVAILAGDALLTEAFALMAKTSAFIPSKSILKAMIEATKAAGAAGMVGGQTIDMGFTAREGVSLPELRDMHARKTGALITAPCVCGAILAQASTEDIRRAREYGREIGIAFQIVDDILDVVGNEADLGKPVGSDEAQGKSTYPALLGIEESKRLAEERIATALESLSPYRGEHADFLRELAAYIVERVN; encoded by the coding sequence GTGACGATTAAGGAAAAACTGCGCCTTCGCGCTGCAACTGTGGAGGAGTTTTTTGGAACTGCTTTACAAGACAAGGGTATTCCACCGCAGTTGCTTGAAGCCATGGAGTATAGCCTCAAGGCCGGTGGAAAACGCCTGCGTCCGGTACTATGCTTGAGCTTCGCCATGATGCACGGTGCGGCTAGTATTGATATCCGTTCTTTTGCCTGCGCTTTTGAATTTATTCATACCTATTCGCTGATCCATGATGATCTACCGGCAATGGATGACGATGACCTGCGCCGCGGAAAGCCGTCGAACCATAAAATGTTTGGCGAAGCTGTCGCTATTTTGGCCGGGGATGCGTTGTTGACCGAGGCATTTGCACTCATGGCCAAAACTTCGGCATTCATCCCGAGTAAGTCTATTCTCAAGGCAATGATTGAGGCAACCAAAGCAGCCGGAGCCGCGGGCATGGTGGGAGGTCAAACCATCGATATGGGATTCACAGCCCGGGAAGGAGTTTCCTTACCGGAGCTGCGCGATATGCACGCGAGAAAGACTGGAGCACTCATTACGGCTCCGTGTGTGTGCGGTGCCATTCTTGCCCAAGCCTCGACGGAAGATATTCGGCGGGCACGTGAATATGGGCGGGAAATCGGTATCGCCTTTCAGATTGTCGATGATATTCTTGATGTCGTCGGCAACGAAGCTGACCTCGGCAAGCCTGTAGGAAGCGATGAAGCCCAGGGTAAGAGCACCTATCCAGCGCTGTTAGGTATTGAAGAGAGCAAGCGACTTGCCGAAGAGCGTATTGCCACCGCCTTGGAAAGCCTTTCTCCGTACCGCGGAGAGCATGCGGACTTTTTACGAGAGCTCGCGGCCTATATTGTTGAACGCGTCAACTAA
- the xseB gene encoding exodeoxyribonuclease VII small subunit: protein MKNINFEKQLAKLKAIVEQLESGELPLEKGVTLYKQGVSLAASCRQRLDVARLEIEQATVEDVSGQTPDEEDETEIPVYGEGDDRDD from the coding sequence ATGAAAAATATAAATTTTGAAAAACAATTGGCCAAGCTCAAGGCCATCGTGGAACAGCTTGAGTCTGGAGAGTTGCCCTTGGAGAAAGGCGTCACCCTGTACAAGCAAGGAGTTTCACTTGCTGCATCATGCCGTCAACGGCTGGACGTGGCACGCCTGGAAATTGAGCAAGCGACCGTTGAAGATGTATCGGGGCAAACACCCGATGAAGAAGACGAGACCGAAATACCCGTATACGGTGAGGGGGATGACCGTGACGATTAA
- the xseA gene encoding exodeoxyribonuclease VII large subunit — MPHIFGVGELTTAIKDVVEAQFPFVFVRGQVSNLSRPGSGHLYFTLKDELAALGVVWFKNTRLAGTVGGERIDPLTGEVQPIDVQASWLQNGMEVLCAGRLTVYAPRGVYQLVAELVEDMGAGRLYLEFEALKQELSSKGYFALERKRPMPVHPTRLAVITAPTAAALQDFLRVGENRGFGCQLRLYPTLVQGDAAPAQIAKALRAAGRDGWAQAAVLVRGGGSIEDLWAFNTIEVATAIFESPIPVMTGVGHEVDVTIADLVADVRAATPSHAAQLLWVDRDQLMQQVDESEAALAKAARMWLAGKETRLSEAEQRLRWLSPGQRLERIEERLDVFLDRLRRIGRELTTSKTRAVENLENRLHQAFGMSSVIAKRTEVDALAKQLTFCARRWFDEKQMELERLEIRLAGLDPLEPLTRGYGLVRKLDSGKLVRSVKQVDMGESLSIRLADGGMEARVTSVEQDSNE; from the coding sequence ATGCCCCATATCTTCGGTGTCGGCGAACTCACCACAGCGATCAAAGATGTGGTCGAAGCGCAGTTTCCATTTGTTTTTGTGCGGGGACAGGTTTCCAACCTGTCCCGGCCCGGTTCCGGGCATCTGTATTTTACGCTCAAAGACGAACTGGCTGCACTCGGTGTTGTCTGGTTCAAAAATACCAGACTGGCCGGTACCGTTGGCGGTGAACGGATTGATCCGCTCACCGGCGAAGTCCAACCCATCGACGTTCAAGCATCCTGGCTGCAAAATGGGATGGAAGTGCTGTGTGCCGGACGGTTGACGGTCTATGCACCGCGCGGCGTTTATCAGCTTGTGGCCGAGTTGGTCGAAGACATGGGAGCGGGGCGGCTTTATCTCGAATTCGAAGCACTCAAGCAGGAACTTTCATCAAAAGGCTATTTCGCGCTGGAACGCAAACGTCCCATGCCTGTTCACCCTACACGCCTGGCGGTGATCACCGCACCAACCGCGGCTGCTTTACAAGATTTCCTGCGTGTCGGAGAGAACAGAGGATTCGGATGTCAGCTTCGGCTCTATCCGACGTTGGTCCAAGGTGACGCGGCGCCTGCCCAAATTGCCAAAGCATTGCGCGCTGCCGGTCGTGACGGTTGGGCGCAAGCGGCGGTTCTTGTTCGCGGTGGCGGTTCCATTGAAGATTTGTGGGCCTTCAATACCATTGAGGTTGCAACCGCAATTTTTGAAAGTCCCATTCCGGTAATGACTGGAGTTGGCCATGAAGTCGATGTGACCATTGCAGATTTGGTCGCCGACGTACGTGCCGCGACCCCAAGCCATGCGGCACAACTGCTGTGGGTGGATCGGGACCAGCTTATGCAGCAGGTTGATGAATCCGAAGCCGCTTTGGCAAAAGCTGCTCGAATGTGGCTTGCCGGCAAAGAGACACGGTTATCGGAAGCCGAGCAGCGACTTCGATGGCTTTCACCGGGGCAGCGTTTGGAACGCATTGAAGAGCGCCTGGATGTTTTCTTGGACCGTTTACGCCGTATCGGTCGAGAATTGACGACGTCCAAGACAAGAGCTGTGGAAAATTTGGAAAATCGACTTCATCAGGCTTTCGGGATGTCTTCGGTTATTGCCAAACGTACTGAAGTCGATGCCCTGGCAAAACAGCTTACGTTTTGCGCGCGTCGATGGTTTGACGAAAAACAGATGGAACTGGAACGGCTTGAAATCCGCTTGGCTGGCCTTGATCCTTTGGAACCGTTGACGCGGGGATATGGTCTTGTGCGTAAGCTCGACAGTGGAAAACTCGTACGCAGCGTCAAACAGGTCGATATGGGTGAGTCTCTTTCGATCCGTCTTGCCGACGGAGGGATGGAGGCGCGCGTGACCTCGGTCGAACAGGACTCCAACGAATGA
- a CDS encoding proline--tRNA ligase, producing the protein MRLSAFYLPTLKEDPAEAEVVSHKLMLRAGMIRKLTSGIYIYLPMGLRVLSKVADIVRQEMNRAGAQELLMPSVQPADLWRESGRWDDYGKELLRFTDRHDRDYCLGPTHEEVITDLVRGEVRSYRQLPVNLYQIQNKFRDEIRPRFGLMRGREFLMKDGYSFDKDEEGANTSYQGMYDAYVRIFSRLGLRFRPVEADSGSIGGSFSHEFMVLAETGEDTIAVCSSCDYAANLEKAVVAYPEVGDIPACPECETVNTPGAHTVDEVATFLKVEPKAILKTLLFDVDGEPVAALVRGDRELNDVKLKNALDAQNVTLADPEQVKAWTGAPVGFAGPVGLKVKKVIADVELRQNNSWIAGANAADAHIRNLDLNRDASVDVYADLRNITESDPCPKCGQSLELTKGIEVGHVFKLGLKYSKAMNATFLDENGKEQFMIMGCYGIGVSRVIAAAIEQNFDENGIYFPPPIAPFEVALLLLSPKDEAAREKAYELSDLIESTGADCIVDDRDERPGVKFKDADLVGYPLQLVLGGKGLAKGVIEAKDRRTGEKTELSLDDFVAAFTAWRDQIRSGWETR; encoded by the coding sequence ATGCGGCTAAGCGCCTTTTATTTGCCCACGCTCAAGGAAGATCCGGCTGAAGCCGAGGTCGTAAGCCACAAACTCATGCTGCGTGCGGGCATGATCCGCAAACTCACCTCCGGCATTTACATCTATTTGCCCATGGGACTACGTGTCCTCTCCAAAGTCGCCGACATTGTCCGTCAGGAAATGAACCGCGCCGGAGCCCAGGAATTGCTTATGCCGTCCGTGCAACCGGCCGATTTGTGGCGCGAGAGTGGCCGTTGGGATGACTACGGCAAAGAGCTGTTGCGCTTTACGGATCGTCATGACCGCGACTATTGCCTTGGCCCCACCCATGAAGAAGTCATCACTGATCTTGTTCGGGGAGAAGTTCGCTCGTATCGCCAGTTGCCGGTCAATCTCTACCAGATCCAAAATAAATTTCGTGACGAAATTCGTCCCCGGTTCGGTCTTATGCGTGGCCGTGAATTTTTAATGAAAGACGGCTATTCCTTTGACAAAGACGAAGAGGGCGCCAATACGAGCTATCAAGGCATGTATGACGCCTACGTTCGCATCTTTAGCCGACTCGGTTTGCGTTTTCGTCCAGTCGAAGCCGATTCCGGTTCCATCGGCGGGAGTTTCTCCCATGAGTTCATGGTGCTGGCTGAAACAGGTGAAGACACAATCGCGGTCTGTTCTTCCTGTGATTATGCTGCCAACCTTGAAAAAGCTGTGGTTGCCTACCCCGAAGTCGGAGATATACCAGCTTGCCCGGAATGTGAGACAGTCAACACGCCTGGTGCCCACACTGTCGACGAAGTTGCAACCTTCCTGAAGGTGGAGCCCAAGGCCATTCTCAAGACTTTGTTGTTCGATGTCGACGGTGAGCCCGTGGCAGCATTGGTTCGCGGAGACCGTGAACTCAATGACGTCAAGTTGAAAAATGCTCTTGATGCACAAAACGTCACGTTGGCTGATCCCGAACAGGTAAAAGCCTGGACCGGGGCTCCTGTTGGTTTTGCCGGTCCTGTTGGCCTTAAGGTAAAGAAAGTTATTGCTGATGTGGAGTTGCGCCAAAATAATAGCTGGATTGCCGGAGCCAATGCGGCAGACGCGCATATTCGCAATCTTGACCTGAACCGCGATGCATCTGTTGATGTCTACGCTGATTTGCGGAATATCACGGAAAGCGATCCCTGCCCGAAATGTGGGCAATCGCTGGAACTGACCAAAGGGATCGAAGTCGGACATGTTTTCAAGTTGGGACTCAAGTATTCCAAGGCCATGAATGCAACGTTCCTTGATGAAAATGGCAAAGAACAGTTTATGATTATGGGCTGTTACGGTATTGGCGTATCGCGTGTCATTGCCGCGGCTATTGAGCAGAACTTTGATGAAAACGGTATCTATTTTCCCCCTCCAATTGCACCGTTTGAAGTCGCGTTGCTCCTGTTGTCTCCCAAAGACGAAGCTGCCCGTGAAAAAGCATACGAATTGTCCGATCTGATCGAGTCGACGGGAGCCGATTGTATTGTGGATGACCGCGATGAACGCCCCGGCGTCAAGTTCAAAGACGCTGACCTTGTCGGATATCCTTTGCAGCTTGTTTTGGGCGGCAAGGGATTGGCGAAGGGCGTTATCGAAGCCAAAGATCGGCGGACGGGTGAGAAAACCGAACTAAGCTTGGACGATTTTGTCGCGGCATTTACGGCTTGGCGCGATCAGATTCGTTCCGGTTGGGAGACACGGTAG
- the ispG gene encoding flavodoxin-dependent (E)-4-hydroxy-3-methylbut-2-enyl-diphosphate synthase, which yields MNEQTQNSKQSSALLRRPTRVIRLGRLHIGGDNPIVVQSMTNTDTRDVDATCAQVQALADAGCEVVRLAVLNEDAAAALPAICKVAPVPLIADIHFDHRLAIKSLEAGIDGLRINPGNIGGDDAVDRVVAAAKDYGAPIRIGVNSGSVEKSLLAKYGGPTPEAMVESGLRHVRLLEDRNFDQIKISLKSSSVLGTVAAYKLMADTVDYPLHIGITEAGTPQRGAVKSGVGLGILLYEGVGDTLRVSLTGDPVAEMPVAWEILRALGLRARGPEIISCPTCGRTEIDLAGLADAVEEKLRPVSDVFKVAVMGCVVNGPGEAREADIGVAGGRDCGLIFRKGEIKRKVKGRDALLTEFMKELDQFLNERTKENTNPCG from the coding sequence ATGAACGAACAGACCCAAAACAGCAAGCAATCGTCGGCGCTTTTGCGGAGACCAACACGCGTCATACGGCTTGGCCGACTTCACATTGGCGGTGACAATCCTATTGTTGTGCAAAGCATGACAAATACGGACACACGAGATGTTGACGCGACGTGTGCACAAGTCCAGGCCTTGGCCGATGCCGGGTGTGAGGTCGTGCGTTTGGCCGTGTTGAATGAAGATGCGGCTGCAGCATTGCCAGCTATATGTAAGGTTGCTCCTGTTCCGCTTATTGCGGATATTCATTTTGATCATCGGCTTGCCATCAAATCGCTTGAAGCCGGTATTGACGGATTGCGCATCAACCCCGGGAATATCGGTGGAGATGATGCTGTGGACCGTGTTGTCGCTGCTGCAAAAGACTATGGCGCTCCGATTCGAATCGGGGTGAACAGTGGGTCTGTAGAAAAATCGTTGTTAGCGAAATACGGTGGCCCCACGCCTGAAGCCATGGTGGAAAGCGGCCTTCGACATGTACGTCTGCTTGAAGACCGTAATTTTGATCAAATAAAGATTTCTCTGAAATCGTCGTCGGTGCTTGGAACGGTTGCCGCCTACAAACTTATGGCGGATACCGTTGATTATCCGTTGCATATCGGCATTACGGAAGCCGGCACGCCTCAGCGCGGAGCGGTTAAGTCCGGGGTAGGATTGGGGATTCTTCTCTATGAAGGGGTCGGCGATACATTGCGTGTGTCCCTGACCGGCGACCCTGTGGCGGAAATGCCCGTTGCGTGGGAAATTTTGCGTGCTTTAGGACTACGTGCTCGCGGTCCTGAGATTATTTCTTGCCCAACGTGCGGGCGCACGGAAATCGATCTTGCCGGTTTAGCCGATGCTGTTGAAGAAAAACTTCGTCCTGTGTCCGATGTGTTCAAAGTGGCGGTTATGGGATGTGTCGTCAACGGCCCGGGGGAAGCTCGGGAGGCTGATATAGGCGTTGCCGGTGGCCGTGACTGCGGACTGATTTTTCGCAAGGGCGAAATCAAGAGAAAGGTGAAGGGCCGTGACGCCCTGTTAACCGAATTCATGAAAGAACTGGATCAATTTTTAAACGAGAGAACCAAGGAGAACACAAACCCATGCGGCTAA
- a CDS encoding pyridoxamine 5'-phosphate oxidase family protein — translation MISRIHEIIRTQDVLVLATTNTTTPLCSLMAYAYDTSITHIFMATPPSRKWKNLIHSSPKASLLVDTRTTVPPTERNAIEAVTIEATLLDQNPEHIQWGRQSLMERFPANHEFLNDESTRVLCFRLESYFYVTNQQDSVFIEL, via the coding sequence ATGATCTCCCGAATTCACGAAATTATTCGAACACAAGACGTCCTCGTTCTTGCCACAACAAACACGACGACACCACTGTGCTCGCTGATGGCCTATGCGTATGATACATCAATCACGCATATTTTCATGGCGACCCCACCGTCTCGCAAATGGAAAAACCTTATACACTCTTCGCCCAAGGCAAGTCTTCTCGTCGACACACGGACCACTGTCCCTCCAACAGAGAGGAATGCTATTGAAGCCGTGACGATCGAAGCGACACTTCTTGACCAAAATCCTGAACATATTCAATGGGGACGGCAAAGCCTCATGGAACGCTTTCCGGCAAATCATGAATTTCTCAACGATGAATCCACACGGGTCCTGTGTTTTCGTCTGGAATCGTATTTCTACGTAACCAACCAGCAAGACAGTGTTTTTATCGAACTTTAA